The proteins below are encoded in one region of Pseudomonas sp. SCB32:
- a CDS encoding PAS domain-containing methyl-accepting chemotaxis protein — MRNNQPITQRERTFPADQRLISTTDARGVITYVNDAFTAISGFSREELLRAPHNLVRHPDVPPAVFAHMWTTLKKGRPWMGIVKNRCKNGDHYWVSAYVTPIFERNEIIGFESVRVKPTAEQVRRAEALYARINAGKTAIPSRDRWLPVLLDWLPFILIGQVAFLVGAWLDSHWGFLLAALLSIPLGLAGLSWQQRGLKRLLQLAEQTTSDPLIAQMYTDSRGAQARLEMSILSQEARLKTCLTRLQDTAEYLTEQARQADTLAHHSSAGLDRQRQETEQVATAVNQMAATTQEVADNVQRTADATRQANDLTSQGRLIAAETREAMQRLSSSVGETGEAVSQLARDSNEIGGVVDVIKGIADQTNLLALNAAIEAARAGEMGRGFAVVADEVRSLAQRTAESTEQIHQLIANLQHTATEAVRAMEAGRRQADEGVERVLRADNALVGISDAVANITDMTTQIAAAAEEQSAVAEEINRNISTIADLADQTSGEAQRTAQLSEELTQTAHRQYSLVERFNR, encoded by the coding sequence ATGCGCAACAACCAGCCGATCACCCAGCGTGAACGCACCTTCCCCGCCGACCAGCGGCTGATCTCCACCACCGACGCCCGCGGCGTGATCACCTACGTCAACGACGCCTTCACCGCCATCAGCGGCTTCTCCCGCGAGGAACTGCTGCGTGCACCGCACAACCTGGTGCGCCACCCGGATGTGCCACCAGCGGTGTTCGCGCACATGTGGACCACCCTGAAGAAGGGCCGGCCATGGATGGGCATCGTCAAGAACCGCTGCAAGAATGGCGATCACTACTGGGTCAGCGCCTACGTGACGCCGATCTTCGAACGCAACGAGATCATCGGCTTCGAATCGGTGCGGGTGAAGCCCACCGCCGAGCAGGTACGCCGTGCCGAGGCGCTGTATGCGCGGATCAATGCCGGCAAGACGGCGATCCCGAGCCGCGACCGCTGGCTGCCGGTGCTGCTGGATTGGCTGCCCTTCATCCTGATCGGCCAGGTCGCCTTTCTCGTTGGCGCCTGGCTCGATTCCCACTGGGGTTTCCTGCTCGCCGCGCTGCTCTCGATCCCGCTGGGCCTCGCCGGCCTGAGTTGGCAGCAACGCGGCCTCAAGCGTCTGCTGCAGCTGGCCGAACAGACCACCTCCGACCCGCTGATCGCGCAGATGTATACCGACAGCCGAGGCGCACAGGCGCGCCTGGAAATGTCCATCCTCAGCCAGGAAGCGCGCCTGAAGACCTGCCTGACCCGCCTGCAGGACACCGCCGAATACCTGACCGAGCAGGCCCGCCAGGCCGACACCCTGGCGCACCACAGCTCCGCCGGATTGGATCGCCAGCGCCAGGAGACCGAACAGGTGGCCACGGCGGTCAACCAGATGGCCGCCACCACCCAGGAAGTGGCCGACAATGTGCAGCGCACCGCCGACGCCACCCGCCAGGCCAACGACCTGACCAGCCAGGGCCGCCTGATCGCCGCGGAGACCCGCGAGGCCATGCAGCGCCTCTCAAGCTCCGTGGGTGAAACCGGCGAAGCGGTCAGCCAGCTCGCTCGCGACAGCAACGAGATCGGCGGCGTGGTGGATGTGATCAAGGGCATCGCCGACCAGACCAACCTGCTGGCGCTCAATGCCGCCATCGAGGCCGCCCGCGCCGGTGAAATGGGACGGGGCTTCGCCGTGGTGGCCGACGAGGTCCGCTCGCTGGCCCAGCGCACCGCCGAGTCCACCGAACAGATCCACCAGCTGATCGCCAACCTGCAGCACACCGCCACCGAGGCCGTGCGCGCCATGGAGGCCGGCCGTCGCCAGGCCGACGAAGGCGTGGAGCGCGTGCTGCGTGCCGACAATGCCCTGGTGGGCATCAGCGATGCGGTGGCCAACATCACCGATATGACCACCCAGATCGCCGCCGCGGCGGAAGAACAGAGCGCGGTGGCCGAAGAGATCAACCGCAACATCAGCACCATCGCTGACCTGGCCGACCAGACCTCCGGCGAAGCCCAGCGCACCGCGCAGCTCAGCGAAGAACTGACCCAGACCGCACACCGCCAGTATTCGCTGGTGGAGCGGTTCAACCGCTAG
- a CDS encoding cbb3-type cytochrome c oxidase subunit 3: protein MDIGTIRGLGTVIVMVAFVGVLLWAYSGKRKQRFDEDALLPFADDPVAKRHAEQEQASRSNNA from the coding sequence TTGGATATCGGGACCATTCGTGGCCTGGGCACCGTCATCGTGATGGTCGCCTTCGTCGGCGTTCTGCTCTGGGCATACAGCGGCAAGCGCAAGCAGCGTTTCGACGAGGACGCGCTGCTGCCTTTCGCGGATGACCCGGTCGCCAAGCGGCACGCTGAGCAAGAGCAAGCTTCTAGGAGCAACAACGCATGA
- the ccoO gene encoding cytochrome-c oxidase, cbb3-type subunit II: MKHEVLEKNVGLLALCMAVAVSIGGLTQIVPLFFQDVTNTPVEGMKPYTALQLEGRDVYIANGCVGCHSQMIRPFRAETERYGHYSVAGESVWDHPFLWGSKRTGPDLARVGGRYSDDWHRAHLYNPRNVVPESKMPAYPWLVENKLDGKDTAKKLQVMRTMGVPYTDEDIAGASDAVKGKTEMDALVAYLQVLGTSIKNKR, encoded by the coding sequence ATGAAACACGAAGTACTCGAGAAGAACGTCGGCCTGCTGGCGCTGTGCATGGCGGTTGCCGTGAGCATCGGTGGCCTGACCCAGATCGTTCCGCTGTTCTTCCAGGACGTGACCAACACCCCGGTAGAGGGCATGAAGCCTTATACCGCCCTGCAACTGGAAGGCCGTGACGTCTACATCGCCAACGGCTGCGTGGGCTGCCACTCGCAGATGATCCGTCCGTTCCGCGCCGAGACCGAGCGCTACGGCCACTACTCCGTCGCCGGCGAAAGCGTCTGGGACCACCCGTTCCTGTGGGGCTCCAAGCGTACCGGCCCGGACCTGGCTCGCGTCGGCGGCCGCTACTCCGACGACTGGCACCGCGCGCACCTGTACAACCCGCGCAACGTGGTGCCGGAGTCGAAGATGCCCGCCTACCCCTGGCTGGTCGAGAACAAGCTCGATGGCAAGGACACGGCGAAGAAACTGCAAGTGATGCGCACCATGGGCGTGCCCTACACGGACGAAGACATCGCCGGCGCCAGCGACGCCGTCAAAGGGAAGACCGAAATGGACGCGCTGGTCGCGTACCTGCAGGTTCTCGGCACCTCCATCAAGAACAAGCGGTGA
- the ccoP gene encoding cytochrome-c oxidase, cbb3-type subunit III: protein MTTFWSLYVTVLTVGSLIALLWLVFATRSGQNANTTDQTMGHAFDGIEEYDNPLPKWWFLLFVGTIVFAAGYLVLYPGLGNWKGVLPGYDGGWTQDKQWEREEALAKEKYGPIFAKYAAMPVEEVAKDPQALKMGERLFATYCSICHGSDAKGAVGFPNLTDQDWRWGGDAQSIETTILGGRHAAMPAWGDVLGDKGVQDVAAFVTAKLDGRKLPDGVTEEQVDNGGKVFATNCVACHGPEGKGNPLMGAPNLTHPGAFIYGSSYAQLQQTIRHGRQGQMPAQEQYLGKDKVHILAAYIYNISGQAK from the coding sequence ATGACTACCTTCTGGAGTCTGTACGTCACCGTTCTAACCGTCGGTTCGCTGATCGCCCTGCTGTGGCTGGTCTTCGCCACCCGCAGCGGCCAGAACGCGAACACCACCGACCAGACCATGGGCCACGCCTTCGACGGCATCGAGGAGTACGACAACCCGCTGCCGAAATGGTGGTTCCTGCTGTTCGTCGGCACCATCGTCTTCGCCGCTGGCTACCTGGTGCTCTACCCGGGCCTGGGCAACTGGAAAGGCGTCCTGCCGGGCTATGACGGCGGCTGGACCCAAGACAAGCAATGGGAGCGCGAAGAGGCCCTGGCCAAGGAGAAGTACGGCCCGATCTTCGCCAAATACGCCGCGATGCCCGTAGAAGAAGTCGCCAAGGACCCGCAAGCCCTGAAAATGGGCGAGCGCCTGTTCGCCACCTACTGCTCCATCTGCCACGGCTCCGACGCCAAGGGCGCGGTCGGCTTCCCGAACCTGACCGACCAAGACTGGCGCTGGGGCGGCGACGCCCAGAGCATCGAGACCACCATCCTCGGCGGCCGCCACGCGGCCATGCCGGCCTGGGGTGACGTGCTGGGCGACAAGGGCGTGCAGGACGTGGCCGCCTTCGTCACGGCCAAACTGGACGGCCGCAAGCTGCCCGATGGCGTGACCGAAGAGCAGGTCGACAACGGCGGCAAGGTATTCGCCACCAACTGCGTCGCCTGCCACGGTCCGGAAGGCAAGGGCAATCCGCTGATGGGCGCGCCGAACCTGACCCACCCGGGCGCCTTCATCTACGGTTCCAGCTACGCGCAACTGCAGCAGACCATCCGTCACGGCCGCCAGGGCCAGATGCCGGCGCAGGAGCAGTACCTGGGCAAGGACAAGGTGCACATCCTCGCCGCTTACATCTACAACATCTCCGGCCAGGCGAAGTAA
- the cprA gene encoding cationic peptide resistance protein CprA (CprA (cationic peptide resistance A) is an SDR family oxidoreductase by homology): MNPQYADRIATPTPRFAPGAAHSLLLTGATGFLGGAVAAQLIAEGHTPALLFLVRADSPAQGLERLRDNLRLHCVSEASLAALQDSQILCGDLLDTTWLKGERARLMRVEHVINCAAVASFSKNPSIWPVNVEGTFAFARLLSQSRNLKRFLHVGTAMCCGPQRESPVSESWEFPDSEEQLVDYTASKAEIERRMREELPQLPLVVARPSIVVGHSELGCRASGSIFWVFRMGFALESFTCGLDEQIDVIPVDYCAEALVALALKPTLSHSLYHISAGHGSSCTFGEIDRAYALARGEEPVGERYRKVSAEDLRELAGSFESRIGKANPRLVLRALRLYSGFADLNYLFDNQRLLDEGIAPPPRFTDYVDVCVHSSQEVSIPAQMQWDFK; encoded by the coding sequence ATGAACCCCCAATACGCTGATCGCATTGCCACCCCAACTCCCCGATTCGCCCCCGGCGCCGCGCACAGCCTGCTGCTGACCGGCGCCACCGGTTTCCTCGGCGGCGCAGTTGCCGCTCAACTGATCGCCGAAGGACATACCCCGGCGCTGCTGTTCCTGGTTCGTGCCGACTCGCCCGCACAGGGGCTGGAGCGGCTACGCGACAACCTTCGCCTGCACTGCGTTTCCGAGGCTTCGCTGGCCGCCCTGCAAGACAGCCAGATCCTCTGCGGCGACCTCCTCGACACGACCTGGCTGAAAGGCGAGCGCGCCCGCCTGATGCGCGTGGAGCACGTGATCAACTGCGCCGCCGTGGCGTCGTTCTCGAAGAACCCGAGCATCTGGCCGGTCAACGTCGAGGGCACCTTCGCCTTCGCCCGCCTGCTCAGCCAGTCGCGCAACCTCAAGCGCTTCCTGCACGTCGGCACCGCCATGTGCTGCGGGCCGCAACGCGAGTCGCCGGTCAGCGAGTCCTGGGAGTTCCCGGACAGCGAGGAGCAACTGGTGGACTACACCGCCTCCAAGGCCGAGATCGAGCGCCGGATGCGCGAAGAACTGCCGCAGTTGCCGCTGGTGGTGGCGCGGCCGTCCATCGTGGTCGGCCATAGTGAGCTGGGCTGCCGCGCCTCGGGCAGCATCTTCTGGGTGTTCCGCATGGGCTTCGCCCTGGAAAGCTTCACCTGCGGCTTGGACGAACAGATCGACGTGATCCCGGTGGACTACTGCGCCGAGGCGCTGGTCGCCCTGGCGCTCAAGCCGACCTTGAGTCACAGCCTCTACCACATCTCCGCCGGCCACGGCTCCTCCTGCACCTTCGGCGAGATCGACCGCGCCTACGCACTCGCCCGTGGCGAGGAACCGGTGGGTGAGCGCTACCGCAAGGTCAGCGCCGAGGACCTGCGCGAGCTGGCGGGCAGTTTCGAAAGCCGCATCGGCAAGGCCAACCCGCGCCTGGTGCTGCGTGCCTTGCGCCTGTACAGCGGCTTTGCCGACCTCAACTACCTGTTCGACAACCAGCGCCTGCTGGACGAAGGCATCGCCCCGCCGCCGCGCTTCACCGACTATGTGGATGTTTGCGTGCATTCCTCGCAGGAAGTGAGCATCCCGGCGCAGATGCAGTGGGACTTCAAGTAA
- the ccoN gene encoding cytochrome-c oxidase, cbb3-type subunit I, translating to MSTTNQTAYNYKVVRQFAIMTVVWGIVGMAVGVLIAAQLVWPELNFGLPWTSFGRLRPLHTNAVIFAFGGCALFATSYYAVQRTCQTRLFSDTLASFTFWGWQLVILLAAITLPLGYTSSKEYAELEWPIDILITIVWVSYAIVFFGTLIKRKTKHIYVGNWFFGGFILTVALLHVVNNLEIPVSLTKSYSLYSGATDAMIQWWYGHNAVGFFLTAGFLGMMYYFVPKQAERPVYSYRLSIVHFWALIAVYIWAGPHHLHYTALPDWAQSLGMVMSLILLAPSWGGMINGMMTLSGAWHKLRTDPILRFLVVSLAFYGMSTFEGPMMAIKTVNALSHYTDWTIGHVHAGALGWVAMVSIGSLYHMIPKVFGREQMHSVGLINTHFWLATIGTVLYIASMWVNGITQGLMWRAVNADGTLTYSFVEALAAGHPGFIVRMIGGAVFLMGMLVMAYNTWRTVAAAKPAEMHAAAQMA from the coding sequence ATGAGCACAACCAATCAGACCGCTTATAACTATAAGGTGGTCCGCCAGTTCGCCATTATGACAGTGGTCTGGGGGATCGTCGGCATGGCCGTCGGTGTCCTGATCGCCGCGCAACTGGTGTGGCCAGAACTCAACTTCGGCCTGCCGTGGACCAGTTTCGGACGCCTGCGTCCGCTGCACACCAACGCCGTGATCTTCGCCTTCGGCGGCTGCGCACTGTTCGCCACCAGCTATTACGCTGTGCAGCGCACCTGCCAGACCCGCCTGTTCTCCGACACCCTCGCTTCCTTCACCTTCTGGGGTTGGCAGCTGGTGATCCTGCTGGCCGCCATTACCTTGCCGCTGGGCTACACCTCCTCCAAGGAGTACGCCGAACTGGAATGGCCGATCGACATCCTGATCACCATCGTCTGGGTCAGCTACGCGATCGTATTCTTCGGCACCCTGATCAAGCGCAAGACCAAACACATCTACGTGGGCAACTGGTTCTTCGGCGGCTTCATCCTGACCGTGGCGCTGCTGCACGTGGTCAATAACCTGGAGATCCCGGTCAGCCTGACCAAGTCCTACTCGCTGTACTCCGGCGCGACCGACGCGATGATCCAGTGGTGGTACGGCCACAACGCCGTGGGCTTCTTCCTCACCGCCGGCTTCCTCGGCATGATGTACTACTTCGTGCCCAAGCAGGCCGAACGTCCGGTCTACTCCTATCGCCTGTCCATCGTGCACTTCTGGGCGCTGATCGCCGTATACATCTGGGCCGGCCCGCACCACCTGCACTACACCGCGCTGCCGGACTGGGCACAATCCCTGGGCATGGTGATGTCGCTGATCCTACTGGCTCCGAGCTGGGGCGGCATGATCAACGGCATGATGACCCTCTCCGGTGCCTGGCATAAGCTGCGCACCGACCCGATCCTGCGCTTCCTGGTGGTCTCCCTGGCCTTCTACGGCATGTCCACCTTCGAAGGCCCGATGATGGCCATCAAGACCGTCAACGCCCTCTCCCACTACACCGACTGGACCATCGGCCACGTACACGCCGGCGCTCTGGGCTGGGTCGCCATGGTGTCCATCGGCTCCCTGTACCACATGATCCCGAAGGTCTTCGGTCGCGAGCAGATGCACAGCGTGGGCCTGATCAACACCCACTTCTGGCTGGCCACCATCGGCACCGTTCTGTACATCGCCTCCATGTGGGTCAACGGCATCACCCAGGGCCTGATGTGGCGCGCGGTCAACGCCGACGGCACCCTCACCTACTCCTTCGTCGAAGCCCTGGCCGCCGGCCATCCCGGCTTCATCGTGCGGATGATCGGTGGTGCGGTGTTCCTGATGGGCATGCTGGTCATGGCCTACAACACCTGGCGCACCGTAGCGGCCGCCAAGCCGGCTGAAATGCACGCCGCGGCGCAGATGGCCTGA
- a CDS encoding alpha/beta fold hydrolase, producing the protein MDKGPSRNIDSGQLPSETRKALACGALSLLRNPAQGELSATLVLAHGAGAPMDSPFMDDIAARLAERGIAVLRFEFPYMAMRREDGRRRPPNPQKQLLECWRAVYAQVRAEVPGKLAIGGKSMGGRMASLLADELGADALVCLGYPFYAAGKPEKPRVAHLAELKTPTLIIQGERDALGDRPTVEGYDLSPAIQLHWLAAGDHDLKPLKASGLTHEQHLESAAARIEAFLLR; encoded by the coding sequence ATGGATAAAGGCCCCTCGAGGAATATTGATTCCGGTCAATTGCCGTCAGAAACCCGGAAAGCTCTGGCCTGCGGTGCTTTGTCGCTGCTACGGAACCCGGCACAGGGCGAGCTGTCGGCTACGCTGGTCCTCGCCCATGGCGCGGGTGCGCCGATGGACAGTCCCTTCATGGACGACATCGCCGCGCGCCTGGCGGAGCGCGGCATCGCCGTGCTGCGCTTCGAATTCCCCTACATGGCGATGCGCCGGGAAGACGGACGGCGGCGTCCGCCCAATCCTCAGAAGCAGCTGCTGGAGTGCTGGCGCGCGGTGTATGCGCAGGTGCGTGCCGAAGTGCCCGGCAAGCTGGCGATTGGCGGCAAGTCCATGGGCGGGCGCATGGCCAGCCTGCTGGCGGATGAGCTGGGCGCCGATGCGCTGGTCTGCCTCGGCTACCCCTTCTACGCCGCCGGCAAGCCGGAGAAGCCTCGCGTGGCACATCTCGCCGAGCTGAAGACGCCGACCCTGATCATCCAGGGCGAGCGCGATGCGCTGGGCGACCGGCCCACGGTCGAGGGTTATGACTTGTCACCGGCCATCCAGCTGCACTGGCTGGCCGCCGGCGACCACGACCTCAAGCCGCTCAAGGCCTCCGGACTGACCCACGAGCAGCATCTGGAAAGTGCCGCTGCAAGGATCGAAGCTTTCCTATTGCGCTAA
- the acnA gene encoding aconitate hydratase AcnA gives MPAVDSLKSLRTLEVAGKTYHYYSLPEAAKSLGDLGKLPMSLKVLLENLLRWEDDNTVTGDDLKALAGWLKTRSSDREIQYRPARVLMQDFTGVPAVVDLAAMRDAMAKAGGDPQKINPLSPVDLVIDHSVMVDKFASQAAFAQNVEIEMERNGERYAFLRWGQNAFDNFRVVPPGTGICHQVNLEYLGRTVWTKDEDGRTYAFPDTLVGTDSHTTMINGLGVLGWGVGGIEAEAAMLGQPVSMLIPEVVGFKLTGKLKEGITATDLVLTVTQMLRKKGVVGKFVEFYGDGLADLPLADRATIANMAPEYGATCGFFPVDQITLGYLRLSGRPDEVVKLVEAYSKAQGLWREKGHEPVFTDSLQLDMGEVEASLAGPKRPQDRVALGHVSQAFDDFLGLQIKPSSTEEGRLLSEGGGGAAVGASTPSGEIEYQQDGDTHRLKNGAVVIAAITSCTNTSNPSVMMAAGLLAKKALEKGLQRKPWVKSSLAPGSKVVTDYFRAAGLTRYLDELGFDLVGYGCTTCIGNSGPLLDPIEKAIQQADLTVASVLSGNRNFEGRVHPLVKTNWLASPPLVVAYALAGTVRTDLTKDPLGTGKDGKPVYLKDIWPTQQEIAAAIQKVDTAMFHKEYAEVFQGDEKWRAIQVPDAKTYTWQDDSTYIQHPPFFEHIAEAPPKVEDVQKARILAVLGDSVTTDHISPAGNIKKDSPAGRYLSEHGVAYADFNSYGSRRGNHEVMMRGTFANIRIKNEMLGGEEGGNTLYVPTGDKLAIYDAAMRYQQDGTPLVIVAGKEYGTGSSRDWAAKGTNLLGVKAVIAESFERIHRSNLVGMGVLPLQFKDGKDRKALKLTGKEVLSISGLSGELKPHMNLKVGVTREDGSQDSFEVLCRIDTQNEVEYFKAGGILHYVLRSLI, from the coding sequence ATGCCTGCCGTGGATAGCCTGAAGAGCCTGCGCACCCTGGAAGTCGCCGGCAAGACCTATCACTACTACAGCCTGCCCGAAGCGGCGAAGAGCCTGGGGGACCTGGGCAAGCTGCCGATGTCGCTGAAGGTCCTGCTGGAGAACCTGCTGCGCTGGGAGGACGACAACACCGTCACCGGCGATGACCTCAAGGCCCTGGCCGGCTGGCTGAAGACCCGCAGCTCCGACCGCGAGATCCAGTACCGCCCCGCCCGCGTGCTGATGCAGGACTTCACCGGCGTGCCGGCGGTAGTCGACCTCGCCGCCATGCGCGATGCCATGGCCAAGGCCGGCGGCGACCCGCAGAAGATCAACCCGCTGTCCCCCGTCGACCTGGTCATCGACCACTCGGTGATGGTCGACAAGTTCGCCAGCCAGGCCGCCTTCGCCCAGAACGTCGAGATCGAGATGGAGCGCAACGGCGAACGCTACGCCTTCCTGCGCTGGGGCCAGAATGCCTTCGACAACTTCCGCGTGGTGCCGCCGGGCACCGGTATCTGCCACCAGGTGAACCTGGAGTACCTGGGGCGCACCGTCTGGACCAAGGATGAAGACGGCCGCACCTACGCCTTCCCCGACACCCTGGTCGGCACCGACTCCCACACCACCATGATCAACGGCCTCGGCGTGCTCGGCTGGGGCGTCGGCGGTATCGAGGCTGAGGCAGCCATGCTCGGCCAGCCGGTATCGATGCTGATCCCCGAAGTCGTCGGCTTCAAGCTGACCGGCAAGCTGAAGGAAGGCATCACCGCCACCGACCTGGTACTGACGGTCACCCAGATGCTGCGCAAGAAAGGCGTGGTCGGAAAATTCGTCGAATTCTACGGCGACGGCCTGGCCGACCTGCCCCTGGCGGACCGCGCCACCATCGCCAACATGGCTCCGGAATACGGCGCCACCTGCGGCTTCTTCCCGGTGGACCAGATCACCCTGGGCTACCTGCGCCTGTCCGGCCGGCCGGATGAAGTCGTCAAGCTGGTGGAGGCCTACTCCAAGGCCCAGGGCCTGTGGCGCGAGAAGGGCCACGAGCCGGTGTTCACCGACTCGCTGCAACTGGACATGGGCGAGGTCGAGGCCAGCCTGGCCGGGCCGAAGCGCCCGCAGGACCGCGTCGCCCTCGGCCACGTCAGCCAGGCCTTCGACGACTTCCTCGGCCTGCAGATCAAGCCCTCCTCCACCGAGGAAGGCCGCCTGCTCAGCGAGGGTGGCGGTGGCGCCGCGGTGGGGGCCTCGACGCCATCCGGCGAAATCGAGTACCAACAGGACGGCGACACCCACCGGCTGAAGAACGGCGCCGTGGTGATCGCCGCCATCACCTCCTGCACCAACACCTCCAACCCCAGCGTGATGATGGCCGCCGGCCTGCTGGCGAAGAAGGCGCTGGAGAAGGGCCTGCAGCGCAAGCCCTGGGTGAAGAGCTCCCTGGCACCCGGCTCCAAGGTGGTCACCGACTACTTCCGCGCCGCCGGCCTGACTCGCTACCTGGACGAGCTGGGCTTCGACCTGGTCGGCTACGGCTGCACCACCTGCATCGGCAACTCCGGCCCGCTTCTCGATCCGATCGAAAAGGCCATCCAGCAGGCCGACCTGACCGTCGCCTCGGTGCTCTCCGGCAACCGCAACTTCGAAGGTCGCGTGCACCCGCTGGTGAAGACCAACTGGCTGGCCTCACCGCCGCTGGTGGTGGCCTATGCCCTGGCCGGCACGGTACGCACCGACCTGACGAAGGACCCACTGGGCACCGGCAAGGACGGCAAGCCGGTCTACCTGAAGGACATCTGGCCGACCCAGCAGGAAATCGCCGCGGCGATCCAGAAGGTCGACACGGCGATGTTCCACAAGGAGTACGCCGAAGTCTTCCAGGGCGATGAGAAATGGCGTGCGATCCAGGTGCCGGACGCCAAGACCTACACCTGGCAGGACGACTCCACCTACATCCAACACCCGCCCTTCTTCGAGCATATCGCCGAGGCGCCGCCGAAGGTCGAGGACGTCCAGAAAGCCCGCATCCTCGCGGTACTGGGCGATTCGGTGACCACCGACCACATCTCCCCAGCCGGCAACATCAAGAAGGACAGTCCTGCCGGGCGCTACCTCAGCGAGCACGGCGTGGCCTACGCCGACTTCAACTCCTACGGCTCACGGCGTGGGAACCATGAGGTAATGATGCGCGGCACCTTCGCCAACATCCGTATCAAGAACGAGATGCTTGGCGGTGAGGAAGGCGGCAACACGCTCTACGTACCCACCGGCGACAAGCTGGCGATCTATGACGCCGCCATGCGCTACCAGCAGGACGGCACGCCGCTGGTGATCGTGGCCGGCAAGGAATACGGCACGGGCTCGTCCCGCGACTGGGCGGCCAAGGGCACCAACCTTTTGGGCGTGAAAGCGGTGATCGCCGAGAGCTTCGAGCGCATCCACCGTTCCAACCTGGTGGGCATGGGCGTGCTGCCGCTGCAGTTCAAGGACGGCAAGGACCGCAAGGCCCTGAAGCTCACCGGCAAGGAAGTGCTGAGCATCAGCGGGCTGTCCGGGGAACTGAAGCCGCACATGAATCTCAAGGTCGGCGTAACTCGCGAGGATGGCAGCCAGGACAGCTTCGAGGTGCTCTGCCGCATCGATACCCAGAACGAGGTCGAATACTTCAAGGCCGGCGGCATTCTCCACTACGTGCTGCGCAGCCTGATCTGA